A portion of the Streptomyces sp. NBC_00376 genome contains these proteins:
- a CDS encoding UvrD-helicase domain-containing protein, whose protein sequence is MPEPVVPAEPLLAGCTPEDLSRLGVADVLIGVALTVTTDEELDHLIAGAPRLTAEVLTGLGSGMSVDEVEREITQPASTELKPGFEDDMAAALIRTAVTTVDDDIRNVLAEGDFRAWKVYLHPTQRKIVERNYGGPARVSGGPGTGKTIVALHRVARLAAALPPGHNKPILLTTYTKNLTADLRSRLASLMDPALLGRVDIKHIDQLAQSVLAENAAPGSQRSLIADDQALDVLREVLFEHDEQRWGAEFLFDEWEQIVLGQSLATRQDYFKARRAGMGRALARPERAAIWKLLDQFTLRLNGLGRETWAQAAERAARYEMERAHKIKIRAERKADIGGGDLVHLDDNSSAMRYLRHRYQHIVVDDAQDLSPAHWKMLRAMVASGEGDLFIASDTHQRIYDRQVTLSTVGVHIRGRASKLTLSYRTTQEILDQAAKVVRGATYDDLDDGTDTLNGYHSLLHGPTPEYVACADWTDEIAQLAETLKQWRDDIAQPAADGTVRDPSGTMADGEMAGRVATDLEMKHGITIATLTKDGPQGSGEVHIGTMHRFKGLEYQKLAIIGASDGILPRTALVEQYENTDPNRYEREIKKSRSQLFVATTRARDALRISWHGNPSPFLPL, encoded by the coding sequence ATGCCGGAACCGGTCGTCCCCGCAGAACCGCTCCTCGCTGGCTGTACCCCCGAAGACCTGAGCCGGCTCGGCGTCGCCGACGTGCTCATCGGCGTCGCCCTCACCGTCACGACCGACGAGGAACTCGACCACCTCATTGCCGGTGCCCCGCGTCTGACCGCCGAGGTCCTCACCGGCCTCGGCTCTGGCATGTCCGTGGACGAGGTCGAGCGTGAGATCACCCAGCCCGCCTCCACCGAACTCAAGCCGGGCTTCGAGGACGACATGGCGGCGGCCCTCATCCGCACCGCGGTCACCACGGTCGACGACGACATCCGCAACGTCCTCGCCGAGGGCGATTTCCGTGCCTGGAAGGTCTACCTCCACCCCACTCAGCGCAAGATCGTCGAGCGGAACTACGGCGGCCCCGCCCGCGTCAGCGGCGGCCCCGGAACCGGCAAGACCATCGTTGCCCTGCATCGTGTGGCCCGCCTCGCTGCAGCTCTGCCACCCGGCCACAACAAGCCGATCCTGCTGACCACGTACACCAAGAACCTCACGGCCGACCTGCGCTCCCGACTCGCCTCACTCATGGACCCGGCACTGCTCGGCCGCGTCGACATCAAGCACATCGACCAGCTCGCGCAGAGCGTCCTCGCGGAGAACGCTGCGCCCGGCTCGCAGCGCAGCCTGATTGCCGACGACCAGGCCCTGGACGTACTGCGCGAAGTTCTCTTCGAGCACGACGAGCAGCGCTGGGGCGCCGAGTTCCTCTTCGATGAATGGGAACAGATCGTCCTCGGTCAGTCCCTCGCGACCCGCCAGGACTACTTCAAGGCCCGTCGCGCCGGCATGGGACGTGCCCTGGCCCGCCCTGAACGTGCCGCCATCTGGAAGCTGCTCGACCAGTTCACCCTGCGCCTCAACGGCCTGGGCCGGGAGACCTGGGCGCAGGCTGCCGAACGGGCGGCCCGCTACGAGATGGAACGCGCCCACAAGATCAAGATCCGTGCCGAGCGCAAGGCGGACATCGGCGGCGGAGACCTGGTCCACCTCGACGACAACAGCTCAGCGATGCGCTACCTGCGCCATCGCTACCAGCACATCGTCGTCGACGACGCCCAGGACCTCAGCCCCGCCCACTGGAAGATGCTGCGTGCCATGGTCGCGTCTGGTGAGGGCGACCTCTTCATCGCCAGCGACACCCACCAGCGGATCTATGACCGGCAGGTCACCCTCTCCACCGTCGGCGTCCACATCCGCGGCCGCGCCTCGAAGCTGACGCTCAGCTACCGCACCACCCAGGAGATCCTCGACCAGGCCGCCAAGGTCGTCCGAGGGGCCACCTATGACGACCTCGACGACGGCACCGACACCCTCAATGGCTACCACTCCCTGCTGCACGGCCCCACCCCCGAGTACGTCGCCTGCGCCGACTGGACCGACGAGATCGCCCAGCTCGCCGAAACTCTCAAGCAGTGGCGCGATGACATTGCCCAGCCCGCCGCGGACGGTACGGTGCGCGACCCGAGCGGCACCATGGCCGACGGCGAGATGGCCGGCCGCGTCGCCACCGACCTGGAAATGAAGCACGGCATCACCATAGCCACCCTCACCAAGGACGGCCCGCAGGGCAGCGGCGAGGTTCACATCGGCACGATGCACCGGTTCAAGGGGCTCGAATACCAGAAGCTCGCGATTATCGGCGCGAGTGACGGGATCCTTCCGCGCACAGCCCTCGTCGAGCAGTACGAGAACACCGACCCCAACCGGTACGAGCGCGAGATCAAGAAGAGCCGCAGCCAACTCTTCGTCGCCACCACGCGAGCTCGTGACGCATTGCGTATCTCTTGGCACGGAAATCCCAGTCCGTTCCTGCCTTTGTAG
- a CDS encoding helix-turn-helix domain-containing protein, which produces MWDVKALAAYLGKPTSWVYDNHLKEELPSFRVGQQLRFSPAEVRKWLDERCRMVA; this is translated from the coding sequence ATGTGGGACGTCAAGGCGCTTGCCGCCTATCTCGGGAAGCCCACTTCTTGGGTGTACGACAACCATCTCAAGGAGGAACTGCCGAGCTTTCGCGTAGGCCAACAGCTTCGGTTCTCTCCGGCGGAGGTCCGGAAATGGCTGGACGAGCGATGCCGAATGGTCGCATGA
- a CDS encoding tyrosine-type recombinase/integrase: MAGTVNLRTGKASLGAGYAPRTINHALTVISGFYEFHAHQGRGPVVNPVPHSAQRRRALGHRSPLEPTPVVGRARLRQRVPDRPPRSIPDRLWDELFAAMNCDRDRALLEIFVSSGARAKELLGIAVGDIDWSGQRIYVITKGTRAREAVPVSPQGLFRLALYLDAAGAPVDGEPVWRARRGPERPLSYWAMRRVMQRANTLLGTNWSLHDLRHTAAYRMANRGKLTLPEVQTIMRHADIQTTNRYLAVHVEELFDKLTEHYATPRPARHYPAGYAAADIEAVFGA, from the coding sequence GTGGCCGGGACAGTCAATCTCCGCACGGGCAAAGCATCCCTGGGCGCCGGATACGCGCCGCGTACCATCAACCACGCTCTGACGGTGATCAGCGGGTTCTACGAGTTCCACGCGCATCAGGGCCGCGGCCCGGTCGTCAACCCTGTGCCGCACTCGGCTCAGCGGCGCCGCGCGCTGGGGCACCGCAGCCCGCTGGAGCCCACGCCGGTGGTGGGCCGGGCCCGGCTGCGGCAGCGGGTGCCCGACCGTCCGCCGCGGTCGATTCCCGACCGGCTGTGGGACGAACTGTTCGCCGCGATGAACTGCGACCGTGACCGGGCACTGCTGGAGATCTTTGTCTCCAGCGGCGCCCGCGCCAAGGAACTCCTCGGTATCGCCGTCGGCGACATCGACTGGTCCGGCCAGCGGATCTACGTGATCACCAAGGGCACCCGGGCCAGGGAGGCAGTCCCGGTCTCCCCGCAGGGCCTGTTCCGCCTGGCCCTCTACCTCGACGCAGCCGGCGCACCCGTCGATGGCGAACCGGTCTGGCGGGCCCGCCGAGGCCCCGAGCGTCCGCTGAGCTACTGGGCCATGCGCCGAGTCATGCAGCGGGCGAACACGCTGCTGGGAACGAACTGGTCCCTGCACGATCTGCGGCACACCGCCGCCTACCGCATGGCCAACCGTGGAAAGCTCACGCTCCCGGAAGTCCAGACGATCATGCGGCACGCCGACATCCAGACCACCAACCGCTATCTGGCCGTCCACGTCGAGGAACTCTTCGACAAACTCACCGAGCACTACGCCACGCCCCGACCGGCCCGGCACTACCCCG